Proteins from a genomic interval of Leishmania braziliensis MHOM/BR/75/M2904 complete genome, chromosome 24:
- a CDS encoding putative calcium/calmodulin-dependent protein kinase, protein MGCSGSTQASREAGKDAPPKRYFDSMSRSSNQVVLDHTNSSKVNRNSVCTVDSKNPNRIRCSNDTEDRVHDRAIGVLHYPNPLSKVGASSDVDEGVVVSPLTEKSTRTRLTFPRHSLVSTDSHAEAGGLDEKELTSTTASPSSLVVMQRRMSEGGRGRHLSPITIATIPPDSKQTQLLLTQAVVSPQAAATTIARVSISSPKRLRYAKPSSSGPSASTSGTAAPPSQERHQIQTPDISDGGFGIESDKEKNTPRDCGIQLSMTMVPGHSGVSHGTMVPLGSFCIGVRLGQRSASPKGISLSHKHSQSTVSLLSLADTPNNPHALSSGSDFGRDILGGSPVFTGLTTGEAGSSRPQNDYAMGRAIHAERLDQQRCNNGLAVFCNQPRECALCRNATVSFACEVCDDFFLCEDCRFDLKAVRAVHNPAHAMLSIQDNHCSSSRTFGGDSIFSLSGDGGVSCLFYHPCTKCKRSIDDAELVYRCDQCDYILCQECFIQQQEPEDAVERASSLSAAMAATGEEHGSCKPLPFESAALVLVSGSALPHEHELKRFQRKSRSNSTHEGALVTKTRNSGGNKVINDYVVVRQLGHGSYAKVKLVQHIHTRELFALKILRRQKKAAQSGINLGRSRFKAAMAGMNEDDLLREIAVMKFIDHPNVTKLKEVIADVDSQKVYIIMEYCEKGPIHVPGAPALPLEQVRQYGADILRGLLHLHSEFLYHRDIKPANCLVDRDGVVKIADFGTCNSQIRTKLAEGTPAFSCPEQVRGEEVSGEVVDSWAFALTVCEMACGTLPVSTTSFVQHRSLLMGKGPVAVPETGDERLHNLLTQMLEKDLSKRLLLPAAARHPFFAASGENAVVQQQQHQNQQQLSSLAELYDKALDSVHRGKHLKDCFYGVRALRRVRRKEVETVRHTDIDEQTSGGGGGSGAVQGEPYDVKSGDTYGASDGSGSDGEDEECAGRHLVGCRAGHEEAAAVVEEFVEHQLFSQDPKLELTYVTLTAPATLEKLNRLHQVTGELQLSHNALVCLAPLRLSTFSLLTEIIVTFNRLETFPNEVLVAPRLVRLDLSHNRIDAIPGSLVTRAPFLERMSLHHNAITSVGTTIVNVAESTPVKLRTPTRATTMPPGSTIVAVPGSAVVSSPVCSTSLCGRRGSSHREVVSVLAAPCLRHVRLSGNPLERLPEALETTHRLQLVLDAIPTLMEEWDAHMQTEKRAATSTAEIAKGTKSRLPAVIVWDDSFPVRIPNVEPAVWLAANNMAIYRVQTLRVCKTRRVVLCQCADPRFPNGLFRSEELEVYFTALAKALQERREQRQQLATEAPFSFSPPAELIPSEALPPIVGKAACRYVESYFFVTDDENEEEGGYHSLVSYLYDSLSANIPVLVVVVSSSTSSAVRTNIVAAISTCLTRLRGGDPDQLDAEQAELIVGTMRSLYA, encoded by the coding sequence atgGGCTGTAGCGGCTCCACGCAGGCATCGCGGGAGGCGGGTAAGGATGCGCCGCCGAAGAGGTACTTCGACTCGATGAGCCGATCCAGCAACCAGGTCGTCTTAGATCACACGAATAGCAGCAAGGTGAACAGAAATAGCGTATGTACAGTAGATAGCAAGAATCCCAACCGCATCAGGTGCAGCAACGACACGGAGGATCGGGTGCACGACAGAGCCATCGGCGTCCTCCACTACCCAAACCCACTCTCGAAAGTCGGAGCCAGCAGCGATGTCGATGAAGGGGTGGTCGTGTCCCCGCTAACAGAGAAGAGTACGCGCACCCGCCTCACCTTCCCACGGCACAGTCTGGTTAGCACTGACAGCCACGCAGAGGCTGGTGGCCTCGATGAAAAAGAGCTCACCTCTACCACGGCTagcccctcctccttggtgGTTATGCAGCGGCGAATGAGCGAGGGTGGCCGTGGCCGCCACTTGAGCCCCATAACGATCGCTACCATCCCTCCTGACTCCAAACAGACGCAGCTCCTGCTTACACAGGCGGTGGTGTCTCCGCAAGCCGCTGCCACGACCATCGCACGCGTCTCTATCTCCTCACCGAAGCGCCTTAGGTATGCAAAGCCCAGCTCCTCCGGCCCCAGTGCATCCACCTCCGGcactgccgcaccgccgtcgcaggaACGGCACCAAATTCAGACCCCCGACATCAGCGATGGCGGCTTCGGCATCGAGTCGGATAAAGAAAAGAACACGCCAAGGGACTGCGGCATCCAACTCTCGATGACAATGGTACCCGGACATAGCGGTGTCAGTCACGGTACGATGGTACCATTAGGAAGCTTTTGCATCGGCGTCCGTCTTGGGCAGCGCAGTGCGTCCCCGAAAGggatctctctctcccacaaGCATTCGCAGAGCACTGTGAGTCTCCTGAGTCTGGCCGACACCCCTAATAACCCCCACGCCctctccagcggcagcgacttTGGGCGAGATATCTTAGGGGGGTCGCCCGTCTTTACCGGCCTCACCACTGGTGAGGCCGGCAGCAGTCGACCACAGAACGACTACGCCATGGGCAGGGCCATCCACGCTGAGCGGCTcgatcagcagcgatgcaacAACGGACTTGCTGTATTTTGCAATCAGCCGCGCGAGTGTGCGCTCTGCCGAAACGCCACCGTCTCTTTTGCCTGTGAAGTCTGCGATGACTTTTTCCTGTGCGAAGACTGCCGCTTCGACCTCAAAGCGGTGCGGGCCGTGCACAACCCGGCGCACGCGATGCTCTCCATCCAGGACAACCACTGTAGCTCGAGCCGAACCTTTGGCGGCGACTCTATCTTCTCGCTGTccggcgatggcggcgtgAGCTGCCTCTTCTATCACCCCTGCACCAAGTGTAAGCGTTCCATCGATGATGCTGAACTGGTGTACCGCTGCGATCAGTGCGACTACATTCTTTGTCAGGAGTGCTTTatccagcagcaggagccAGAGGACGCCGTGGAGAGGGCATCATCCCTCTCAGCAGCGATGGCTGCGACGGGGGAGGAGCACGGTAGCTGTAAGCCATTGCCATTTGAGTCCGCCGCTCTCGTACTGGTGTCCggctctgcgctgccgcacgAGCACGAACTGAAGCGCTTCCAGCGCAAGTCGCGCTCCAACTCGACGCACGAAGGGGCTTTGGTCACCAAGACGCGCAACAGCGGTGGTAACAAGGTCATCAACGACTATGtcgtggtgcggcagctcGGTCATGGCTCGTACGCCAAGGTGAAGTTGGTTCAGCACATTCACACGCGGGAACTCTTTGCGCTGAAGATACTCCGGCGGCAGAAGAAAGCGGCGCAGTCCGGCATCAACCTCGGCCGCAGCCGGTTCAAGGCCGCCATGGCAGGCATGAACGAAGATGATCTGCTGAGAGAGATTGCCGTCATGAAGTTCATTGACCACCCCAACGTGACGAAGCTGAAGGAAGTGATCGCGGACGTGGACTCACAGAAGGTGTACATAATCATGGAGTATTGCGAGAAGGGCCCTATTCATGTCCCTGGTGCCCCGGCGCTGCCTCTCGAGCAGGTGCGCCAGTACGGCGCTGACATCCTTCGtgggctgctgcacctgcatTCCGAGTTTCTCTACCACCGCGACATCAAGCCGGCGAACTGTCTGGTCGACCGCGACGGTGTCGTCAAGATCGCTGACTTCGGCACCTGCAACAGCCAGATCCGCACAAAGCTAGCGGAAGGGACGCCGGCGTTCAGCTGTCCAGAGCAGGTgcgcggcgaggaggtgtcCGGCGAAGTTGTCGACAGTTGGGCCTTTGCGCTCACAGTCTGCGAGATGGCGTGCGGTACGCTGCCGGTGTCGACCACGTCTTTTGTTCAGCACcgatcgctgctgatgggcAAGGGCCCTGTCGCAGTTCCGGAAACCGGCGATGAGCGCCTACACAACTTGCTCACGCAGATGCTGGAGAAGGATTTGAGCAAGCGACTGCTGCTCcctgcagcggcacggcaCCCGTTCTTCGCGGCTAGCGGTGAGAACGCAGTGgtgcagcaacaacaacaccaaaatcagcagcagctctcaTCGCTCGCAGAGCTGTACGACAAGGCGCTGGACTCAGTACACCGAGGCAAACACCTTAAAGACTGCTTCTacggcgtgcgtgcgcttcgCCGCGTGCGTaggaaggaggtggagacgGTCCGCCACACCGATATCGACGAGCAgaccagcggtggtggtggtggttctgGCGCGGTGCAGGGTGAGCCGTACGACGTGAAGAGCGGCGACACATACGGTGCtagcgacggcagcggcagcgacggagaGGACGAAGAgtgtgccggccgccacctggtTGGCTGTCGCGCTGGTCacgaagaggcggcggctgtggtggAAGAATTTGTAGAGCATCAGCTCTTCTCGCAGGACCCCAAGTTGGAGCTGACGTACGTTACTCTCACTGCCCCCGCGACGTTGGAAAAGCTGAACAGACTCCATCAGGTCACTGGCGAACTGCAACTAAGTCACAACGCACTTGTGTGTcttgcgccgctgcgcctctccACCTTTTCGTTGCTCACGGAAATCATCGTCACCTTCAACCGGCTTGAGACGTTTCCAAACGAGGTCCTGGTCGCACCACGTCTCGTGCGCCTCGACCTCTCGCACAACCGCATCGACGCCATCCCTGGCTCATTGGTCACAAGGGCGCCGTTCCTGGAGCGGATGAGTCTGCACCACAACGCCATAACCAGCGTCGGCACTACTATCGTCAATGTAGCAGAGTCGACCCCCGTCAAGCTCAGAACACCAACGCGAGCAACAACGATGCCCCCTGGGTCGACCATCGTAGCGGTGCCTGGGTCTGCTGTAGTATCGTCTCCAGTCTGCTCAACAAGCCTGTGCGgacgcagaggcagcagccaTCGCGAGGTGGTGTCTGtcctcgcggcgccgtgTCTGCGGCACGTTCGGTTGAGCGGCAACCCCCTTGAGCGCCTACCCGAGGCTCTTGAGACAACGCATAGGCTGCAGCTCGTGCTCGACGCCATTCCCACCCTCATGGAGGAGTGGGACGCGCACATGCAGACCGAAAAGAGGGCCGCGACATCAACTGCGGAGATAGCAAAGGGGACGAAGAGCCGCCTTCCCGCCGTGATCGTGTGGGACGACAGCTTCCCCGTGCGCATTCCCAACGTAGAGCCAGCCGTGTGGCTGGCAGCAAACAACATGGCCATCTACCGCGTGCAGACGCTGCGGGTGTGCAAGACGCGTCGCGTGGTGCTGTGCCAGTGCGCTGACCCGCGGTTCCCTAACGGGCTCTTTCGCAGTGAGGAGCTAGAGGTGTATTTCACGGCCCTCGCCAAGGCTCTGCAGGAGCGCcgagagcagcgacagcagctggCGACCGAGGCACCTTTCTCGTTTAGCCCACCGGCGGAGCTGATCCCgagcgaggcgctgccgcccaTCGTCGGCAAGGCGGCATGCCGCTACGTCGAGTCGTACTTCTTCGTCACGGACGACgaaaacgaagaggaaggCGGCTATCACAGCCTGGTGTCGTACCTGTACGACTCGCTCTCCGCCAACATCCCGGTGCTGGTCGTTGTCGTCtcgagcagcacctcgaGCGCCGTGCGCACGAACATTGTCGCGGCCATAAGCACCTGTCTCACgcgcctccgcggcggcgacccGGACCAGCTGGACGCGGAGCAGGCAGAACTCATCGTCGGTACAATGCGAAGCCTCTACGCGTGA
- a CDS encoding putative ubiquitin-conjugating enzyme e2 gives MSLARLTRERKQLLEAQQFSGTAPSTSANTTAASVSSFNAAQGRIRADMQKLDGVMSEVKMDSMDWYVVHVSYTPVRGIWQGGTFNFRLIFSTDFPYSGPKVRYTGPRRIFHPNIEGDDGKKDWGVCLGMQTEWRPTCTIKDMVVAIEMLFALPNYDDPLPGVAKTAAQVLKDEPSRFELIARRWMSGDYIV, from the coding sequence ATGAGCTTAGCCCGTCTTACGCGTGAGCGCAAGCAGCTCCTTGAGGCGCAGCAGTTCAGCGGAACGGCGCCTTCCACGAGCGCCAACACAACGGCCGCCTCCGTTAGCTCCTTCAACGCCGCGCAAGGGCGTATTCGCGCAGACATGCAAAAGTTGGACGGTGTCATGAGCGAGGTGAAGATGGACTCGATGGACTGGTACGTGGTGCACGTCTCCTACACCCCGGTCCGTGGCATCTGGCAAGGCGGCACATTCAACTTCCGCCTTATTTTCTCCACCGACTTCCCTTACAGCGGCCCAAAGGTGCGCTATACCGGACCGCGCCGCATCTTCCACCCCAACATCGagggcgacgacggcaaAAAGGACtggggtgtgtgtctcgggATGCAGACCGAGTGGCGGCCGACGTGCACCATAAAAGATATGGTGGTCGCGATTGAGATGCTCTTCGCACTGCCGAACTACGATGACCCGCTCCCAGGCGTGGCGAAGACAGCCGCGCAGGTTCTGAAAGACGAACCGAGTCGCTTTGAGCTGATCGCGAGGCGGTGGATGAGTGGTGACTACATCGTCTAA
- a CDS encoding putative cell division cycle protein, with the protein MVFGTPPRGAHPSTPGTSTAAAETFFASPSSPAPRRPGDATPTSVTSSHFCGASSPSSLPSQYSRHAQQHARLSPTPVSSQASVDRYVSASSRQASSISRFILTSRERKTPMLIRAAQQQQYHLSLRSPSHDPSFDMSLSLEDSYTSLTRYAVDRSPSRHAVGASPQLHRSLPRTSSSVMTPSSTLLSSVFAKMHLDPSATLHSSRERSASSHSVAGVDASSGCGGQLGEDSRSSPSSVMGLEPYMTKLARTLFSDVEQTTVLPVNDTAARPLGMTACSTGGSVHAEEEEEVSSLIKDGTVVLGSSATFGRSGARHDRTDENEDDNGGDALEESWMRCEEDEQAVLSSVANRRHVASLPTRVPLAMSEVNRFGMTEGARFDTSLGVVFECNRTRNFTTPSFRVIPHTPERILDAADMEDDFYMNLIDWSATSDILGVALQNCVYLWNAKTCDITELPRVVSTGSGMHGEGRSANAQLVCGLNWAPDGRHLAIGRNSGAVEVWDVEAQRIVHTYRQHADRTVSLSWDPLGGWLLASGSRDSTIVLRDVRERDTTSASMSSASSFSSLASATSVLRAHETEVCGLKWSPTGAMLASGGNDNQLLLWDRRSISTGSHSSGDTSGIHRHGECRPIFFLNKHTAAVKALSWNPTQPALLASGGGSHDKALRFWNSLTGECVHHINTGSQVCGVVWSRTGTELVTAHGYTDNQLSIWRYPSLRRIANLIGHTSRVLHLALSADGQTVVSAAGDETLRFWRCFPASEPRESSPHLYRSSYSSPNSFSFSSTMHGGSAGMIPGGISTSASSMARVRAVAIASGRCGSLSQDRDSRFSMNEEVELR; encoded by the coding sequence ATGGTGTTCGGAACTCCGCCACGGGGCGCACACCCCTCCACGCCcggcaccagcaccgccgcggcggagactttctttgcctctccttcctcccccgcTCCGCGACGCCCCGGTGATGCGACGCCTACCTCAgtcacctcctcccacttctgcggcgcctcctccccgTCCTCGCTGCCCAGCCAGTACAGCAGACAcgctcagcagcacgccCGCCTTTCGCCGACCCCGGTGTCTTCGCAGGCATCGGTGGACCGCTACGTCTCAGCCTCCTCACGACAGGCATCATCGATATCACGTTTCATCCTGACCTCCCGCGAACGAAAAACACCGATGCTTATCCGggcagctcagcagcagcagtatcacctctccctccgcaGCCCATCGCATGATCCGTCCTTTGACATGTCCCTCTCACTGGAGGACTCCTACACTTCCCTAACTCGGTACGCTGTGGACCGAAGCCCTTCGCGCCACGCCGTCGGGGCCTCGCCGCAGCTACATAGGAGCCTTCCACGAACTAGCAGCTCTGTCATGACGCCCAGTAGCACGCTTCTGAGCAGTGTCTTCGCAAAAATGCATCTCGACCCGTCCGCCACgctccacagcagccgcgAGCGTAGTGCGAGCAGTCATTCTGTAGCGGGTGTGGATGCGAGCAGTGGATGTGGGGGCCAGCTTGGCGAAGACAGCAGGAGCTCGCCGTCCTCAGTGATGGGACTTGAGCCGTACATGACGAAGCTCGCGCGCACCCTCTTTAGCGATGTGGAGCAAACCACCGTGCTGCCCGTGAACGACACCGCTGCACGACCGCTGGGCATGACCGCGTGCAGCACTGGTGGCAGCGTCcacgcagaggaggaggaggaggtgagtaGTCTCATTAAGGATGGAACAGTGGTGCTCGGTAGCAGCGCAACGTTTGGTCGCAGCGGTGCCCGACACGATCGAACAGACGAAAACGAAGATGACAACGGCGGTGACGCCCTAGAAGAAAGTTGGATGCGCTGCGAAGAGGACGAGCAAGCAGTACTGTCATCGGTGGCAAATCGCAGGCACGTGGCTTCGCTGCCCACCCGCGTGCCGCTTGCCATGTCTGAGGTGAATCGGTTCGGCATGACAGAAGGTGCGCGCTTCGACACATCGCTCGGCGTCGTATTCGAGTGCAACCGCACACGCAACTTCACAACCCCCTCTTTCCGCGTAATCCCGCACACGCCAGAGCGCATCCTTGACGCAGCCGACATGGAGGACGATTTTTACATGAATCTTATTGACTGGTCGGCCACATCAGACATCTTGGGCGTCGCGCTGCAGAACTGTGTGTACTTGTGGAATGCTAAGACGTGCGACATCACGGAGCTGCCGCGTGTCGTCTCGACTGGTAGCGGGATGCATGGAGAGGGCCGATCGGCCAACGCACAGCTCGTCTGCGGCCTGAACTGGGCACCAGATGGCCGCCACCTTGCCATCGGCCGCAACAGCGGTGCGGTGGAGGTGTGGGACGTCGAGGCGCAGCGAATTGTGCACACGTACCGGCAACATGCAGACCGCACCGTGTCCCTCTCCTGGGATCCTCTAGGGGGCTGGCTTCTGGCATCGGGAAGTCGCGACAGCACCATCGTCCTGCGCGATGTACGCGAGCGCGACACCACCTCCGCATCGATGTCGTCGGcgtcctccttctcctccttggcTAGCGCCACGTcggtgctgcgtgcgcaTGAAACGGAGGTGTGCGGCCTCAAGTGGTCCCCGACAGGGGCTATGCTGGCGAGCGGCGGCAACGATAATcaactgctgctgtgggatCGCCGGAGTATCTCGACGGgaagccacagcagcggcgacaccaGTGGGATCCACCGCCACGGCGAGTGTCGTCCCATTTTTTTCCTGAATAAgcacaccgcagcggtgAAAGCACTCAGCTGGAACCCGACGCAGCCGGCCCTCCTggccagcggtggcggttCGCATGACAAGGCACTGCGCTTCTGGAACTCGCTGACGGGTGAGTGCGTCCACCACATCAATACCGGCAGCCAAGTGTGCGGTGTCGTATGGAGCCGCACTGGCACGGAGCTCGTCACGGCGCACGGCTACACGGACAACCAGCTCAGTATCTGGCGCTATCCATCCCTGCGGCGCATTGCCAACCTGATTGGTCACACGTCACGCGTGCTGCACCTCGCCCTCTCAGCAGACGGTCAAACGGTCGTGTCGGCCGCCGGAGACGAAACACTTCGCTTCTGGCGCTGCTTCCCTGCCAGCGAGCCACGCGAGTCGTCGCCGCACCTGTACCGAAGCTCTTATAGCTCGCCGAACAGCTTCTCGTTTAGCTCCACCATGCATGGAGGAAGCGCAGGAATGATCCCAGGCGGCATTTCCACCTCCGCGTCCTCCATGGCCCGTGTGAGGGCGGTTGCCATCGCGTCTGGTCGGTGCGGCAGCCTCTCGCAAGACCGCGACAGCCGCTTCTCTATGAACGAAGAAGTTGAGCTGCGGTGA